Proteins from one Setaria italica strain Yugu1 chromosome V, Setaria_italica_v2.0, whole genome shotgun sequence genomic window:
- the LOC101771900 gene encoding uncharacterized protein LOC101771900, whose product MLGVGLGVRLLGAAAPAHPVPAPPGKVPLPLSSLRRRCSSWWFSNGNAHERDSATASTSSRAARKWWSDPEPSKQEYGYSSLEDEEEDDYEDEDEPGFPGLGGAGELFDEPWFSKVFKTYGFLLPVMLVSMLAATGPKAFLMAMAIPLGQSAISFLLDAIWGRRRSNRDDRRRPFQEEDEEEDDYPEDTTGFASGGRGNRYSSSSSYYEGRRRQQRYQSWVSNDFADAASGAAADGDNSTKSSSSEGGEGNKSSANFGGWDELLNYDNVTTQEKSSSSSFSAGNADYSKRQRPAVTGEEDTDTAAAGRGAGQGLGAPPARMRMRRRRGMPRTTGLGSTRYKQAPILMRLLVAVFPFLGSWFRLL is encoded by the exons ATGCTCGGCGTTGGCCTTGGCGTCCGACTGCTAGGAGCTGCTGCCCCTGCGCATCCAGTTCCTGCGCCACCAGGCAAAGTCCCCCTTCCActctcctccctccgccgccgctgctccagcTGGTGGTTCTCCAACGGCAACGCCCATGAAAGAGACAGCGCCACCGCCAGCACGAGCAGCAGGGCGGCGAGGAAGTGGTGGTCCGACCCCGAGCCCAGCAAACAGGAGTACGGCTACTCTTCTctagaggatgaggaggaggacgattACGAGGACGAGGATGAGCCGGGGTTCCCCGGCTTGGGCGGTGCCGGAGAGCTGTTCGACGAGCCATGGTTCTCCAAG GTCTTTAAAACGTATGGGTTCCTGCTACCGGTGATGCTGGTGTCAATGCTTGCTGCAACAGGGCCCAAGGCCTTCCTTATGGCCATGGCGATCCCACTTGGCCAGTCAGCCATATCGTTTCTCCTCGACGCCATatggggaaggagaagaagcaaccGCGATGACAGGAGGAGACCATTccaagaagaagatgaggaagaagatgattaCCCTGAGGATACCACTGGCTTTGCATCAGGTGGTCGGGGCAACAgatacagcagcagcagcagctattatgaggggaggaggaggcagcaaAGATACCAGTCATGGGTTTCTAACGATTTTGCTGATGCTGcctctggtgctgctgctgacgGTGATAACAGCACcaagagcagcagcagtgaAGGTGGCGAAGGCAACAAAAGCAGTGCCAACTTTGGAGGATGGGATGAACTACTAAATTATGACAATGTTACCACCCAGgagaagagcagcagcagctcattCTCAGCTGGTAATGCTGATTACAGCAAGAGACAGCGGCCTGCGGTGACTGGGGAGGAAGACACTGATACTGCTGCTGCCGGCAGGGGAGCAGGACAGGGACTAGGAGCTCCCCCAGCAAGGATGAGAATGAGACGACGACGAGGAATGCCAAGAACAACGGGACTGGGTAGTACCAGGTACAAGCAAGCGCCAATCTTGATGCGCTTGTTGGTGGCAGTCTTCCCGTTCCTGGGATCATGGTTCAGGCTGCTCTAA
- the LOC101771506 gene encoding probable glucuronosyltransferase Os01g0675500 — protein sequence MARRNAGAMQREGSAGSVKDWSEFDPSPSPKLAYSQSYVAMRGLLTSVASMDPVLMSSGLKSLWAALSSHRHARSLERPKSKGANWKRPMVHLLVCFLVGILIGFTPLFSVDLSNKIDSENEMLPFDGDVVDRQMLELKSTKLESFAAETEAVEEQQVDESPPVPAMLDDEVDYIEASHVVPSVSDSDFVVRKQLIIVTTTSVRPHQAYYLNRLAHVLKNVPPPLLWIVAEWPYQSRETAEILRSSGVMYRHLICTRNTTNIRKIIVCQKNNAIFHIKKHRLDGIVHFADEERAYSVDLFEEMRKIRRFGTWPVAIHVGARYRVVLEGPLCRGNQVTGWHTNQRRGVPRRFPIGFSGFAFNSTILWDPQRWNSPTLESIILHSGGRGGLQESRFIEKLVEDETQMEGLADNCSRVMVWNFDLEPPQLNYPTGWLLKKHLDVVVPIT from the exons ATGGCCCGAAGGAATGCTGGCGCAATGCAGCGGGAGGGGTCGGCCGGGTCGGTTAAGGACTGGTCGGAATTCGACCCCTCGCCGTCCCCCAAGCTGGCGTACTCGCAGTCCTACGTCGCGATGAGGGGGCTGTTGACGTCGGTGGCCTCTATGGACCCTGTCCTGATGTCGAGCGGCCTCAAGTCTTTATGGGCAGCTTTGTCGTCGCACAGGCACGCTCGGTCCTTGGAGAGGCCAAAGTCCAAGGGGGCGAACTGGAAGAGGCCCATGGTCCATCTGCTTGTGTGTTTCTTGGTGGGAATTCTCATCGGATTCACACCACTGTTCTCTGTTGATTTATCGAATAAGATAGACTCTGAAAATGAGATGCTTCCGTTCGACGGAGATGTGGTTGACAGACAAATGCTGGAACTTAAGAGTACAAAGTTGGAGTCGTTTGCAGCAGAGACTGAAGCAGTCGAAGAACAACAGGTTGATGAGAGTCCTCCAGTGCCTGCAATGTTGGATGATGAGGTGGACTATATTGAAGCCTCTCATGTCGTACCTTCTGTTAGTGACTCTGATTTTGTTGTGAGGAAGCAGCTGATAATTGTGACAACAACTTCTGTTCGGCCACATCAGGCATATTATTTGAATCGTCTGGCACATGTGTTAAAAAATGTGCCACCTCCTCTTCTGTGGATTGTGGCAGAGTGGCCATACCAGTCCCGTGAAACAGCGGAGATCCTGAGGTCTTCTGGGGTTATGTACAGACATCTCATCTGCACCCGGAACACCACAAACATAAGGAAGATTATTGTTTGTCAAAAGAACAATGCAATTTTTCATATAAAGAAGCATCGTTTAGATGGTATAGTCCATTTTGCTGATGAGGAGCGAGCATACTCAGTTGATTTATTTGAAGAGATGCGGAAAATCAG GCGCTTTGGTACGTGGCCAGTAGCAATACATGTTGGGGCCAGGTATAGGGTTGTTTTAGAAGGGCCCCTTTGTAGGGGTAATCAAGTCACTGGATGGCATACAAATCAGAGAAGGGGTGTACCTCGTCGGTTTCCAATTGGTTTCTCTGGGTTTGCTTTCAACAGCACTATACTTTGGGATCCCCAGAGATGGAACAGTCCCACTCTAGAGTCTATTATACTCCACTCAGGTGGCAGAGGTGGCTTGCAG GAGTCTCGATTCATCGAGAAGCTCGTTGAGGACGAGACTCAAATGGAAGGCCTCGCGGACAACTGCAGTCGGGTCATGGTCTGGAATTTCGACTTGGAACCTCCCCAGCTCAACTACCCTACTGGCTGGCTGCTGAAGAAGCACCTAGACGTCGTCGTGCCTATAACCTAA